The Candidatus Nezhaarchaeota archaeon sequence ATGCACCACAGCCTATGCACAGATCGTAGTCCACCAGCACCCCTCCTTTAGGCCTCTTCTTTAAGGCATCTGCGGGGCACGCCTTGAAGCATGGAGGATCGGGGCAGGCACGGCAGACAATGATAACGTAGCCCCTTTCAACTCCACCCGCTGACCTAACGTGGATTGCAGCTTTCCCCAGCCCGGCCTCACCAAGCCTACGGGTACATGCAAACATACAGCACTGACAACCTACGCAACGATCTACGTCGGCTATCACCAGTCTCTTATACAACCCTCTCCGCCCTTATCTCGGCGGCCCTCCAATTCGGCTCAATGCCATGAAGCGATGAGAGCAGTGCATGCACCAAGTTACCTACTAGCTTAGTGACGAAGGGGTTTAGCGGTATCACCTTACCATCAACGCGTACCTCAACCTTCAAAGCTCTCCATCCCGTACTTGTGTAGCTAGGGCCTCCTCTTAGGCCTTGTCGCGCGATAAATGCCGCCCTCTAAGGGCCTTGAGCATCTACTCGAGCCTTCTACTAAGGCGAGGGCTTCGTGCTGCTTAAGAGGTCTACAGCGCAGAAAGCCATGGACCGGGCGGGACTCGAACCCGCGACCCCCTGCTCGCAAGGCAGGGATTCTACCCCTGAACTACCGGCCCTCACTTCCTCAAGGTTAAGGGTGGCTTAAAGCTTGCTTTAAGTAGCGGCAGCTTACTGGTAGTCAGTGTTTAAGAGACGCGATAACTAGTTATCAACTGTCGAGGCTTAGCCTCGAGCATCGGTGGCAGCGCATTGTTATTCTTCGCCACTACGAATAGGGGGCTTGAGGACGTAGCTGTACGTGAATTAAGGGAGATGAGTGTAGAAGCGCGGGCTGAAATAGGCAAGGTAGTTTTTCAAGCTGAGCTGAAGGACGCTATAAAGCTGAACTTATCCTCAAGAACTCTACATAGGATAGTCCTCAGCCTGCTTAGATCTGAGGTTGAGGGGCTTGAGGATACCTACAGAGAGGTTAGCTCTATCGACTTCACCGGGCTGATCGATCGAAACCAGTCGTTCGCCGTAAGGGCTGAAAGGGTCGGGGAGCATAACTTCACTAGCATCGACCTAGCTTCCAAGGTCGGCCAAGCCATCATAGACTCTTATCGACAAGCTTGTGGCCATAGGCTTAGGGTCGACCTTAAGAACCCAGACGTAGTTATTATATGCATACTCAAAGGTAGAGAGCTGACTGTGGGCATCGACTTAACCGGGGGCTCGTTGCATATGCGTAACTACAGGGTCTATGATCACCCGGCTGCGCTTAAGACTACGATAGCTGCCTCCATGGTCATGTTGTCCGGCTGGAGGGGCGATGGGGCTTTGCTAGATCCCATGTGCGGAGGGGGCACGATACCTATCGAGGCGGCTTTAATAGCTCGCCGAACCCCCCCTGGTATTTTTAGGAGGAGCTTCGCCTATAGGAAGCTAGTTTTCATAGACACCAGGGTTGAGGAGGAGATATCTGAGGAGCTTGTTAAGCAAGCGTCAATAGGCGTCTACCCAGTATATGGCCTCGACTGCTTCTTGAAGCATATAGAAGGAGCTAAGCGCAATGCTGCTTCAGCCGGCGTCGCAGACACCGTTAGCTTCAAGGTGGGAGACGTCTTTAGGCTGGAAAAGTACGTGGAATGCAGACCTGAGGTAGTAGTTACTAATCCTCCATACGGCTTACGCTCAGGGCCTCCTCCAAAGAGGATAAAGGACTTCTACCTAAAGATGCTCAAGGGGATGAGAGCAGCGAGGGCCTCTAGGGCCTTGGTCATAACCGCCTCGCGAAGTAAGCTAATCGAGGCAGCGAAGGAGGAGGGTGTAGAAGTCGAGGAAACTAGGCCAGTTATGCACGGTAGGCTTCAAGCCTACATCTTAACGATGAGGCTTTGACGAACTAATTATTTCTTTAATCTCGTGGTACATCTCCCACAAGACTTTTTGATAGTCCACTTCACGTTTCTCCACCATGTACATGAGCGCCTCTAGCTTAGCGGTTCTGTTCTCAGACACTAGCGCACCGAACCTATTGGCTAGGTATTTATACACTTGTATCCCTCTACGAGTTGGGACCAGCCTCCCTCTCTTAGTCTCCTTAACGTAGCCTCGTTCAAGGAGGACATTAACTATCTTAGCATAAGTCGAGGGCCTACCAATGCCCCTCTCTTTCATTAAGGCAACGAGGTCGCCCTGCGTATAGAGTGGTACCGTAGCTACCTTCTTAGCGCTAACTTCAACTACTTTAGCCCCGTCTATCTTCTCTACACTAGGTATGTAGCGCCACATGGGCCTGTAGACTTTAGTAAAGCCTGGCTCTACGTCCTCGGTGACGCCCTCTATTTCTTTGCTAAATTCTGCGACCTCTAGCCTTAGCCTAGCTCGCTTCACCTTAGCCTTCACCATTTGACTAGCCACGAACCTCCTGAAGATTAAGTCGTAGAGTGCGTAGTGGTTTCTAGTCAACCTTCTAGTTAGAGGCAGGGCTTCGCTCTCAATGAGAGTTCTAAGCTGATCTACATCCAGTGGTCTAGTTGGCCTAATACACTCATGTGCCCCTTCACTAGTCCACTCCCTCGCCTGGTGGAGCTCCTCTCCGTACTTCTCTCTGATGTACTCTAGCGCGATTTGGCGTCCTGTTAATGATACTCGGGTGCTATCTGTGCGATGGTAGGTTATGAGGCCGAGCTCAAAAAGGTCCTGGGCTAACGCCATGGCCTCGGCGGCACCTATTCTTAGCCTCGCCGAGGCCTCTCTTAGCAAAGCATCAGTAGTAAGAGGAGGCGGGGGCGCCTCCTCTTCAACCTCCTCTTTAAGCTTCACGGCCCTACACGTCTTCCCTTTAAGCTTCTTCACCACTTCCTGCTTACTGAGCCCAGTTGGCACGTCTTCTAGCATGAATCTAAAACCACTGCTCAGGACGACGCTAAGTACCGTTCGCCGGCTCCTCTCGTGCTCCTCAAAGCGCTTAACCACCCATCCTAGTACTGGCGTCTGAACCCTCCCTGCCGATAGCGTATGTATCTTAAACTCCCTCCAAAGGCGCTTGCTTAGCTCAAACCCTATCCACCTATCTTCTACTCTCCTCACTATGTTGGCTTCGACGAGCCCCTCATTAAGCCCCCTAGGCTCCTCTAGAGCGCGTTGAAGAGCTGGCCTAGTAACCTCGTGAAACTCAATTCTCTTAAGCATGCCTGAGTACGGCTTCAGTAGGCATGCTACGTCCCAGCTAATCTTCTCCCCTTCAGTATCTGGGTCAGTGCCTAAGCAGACGTAGTCAAACTCCGAGGCTAAGGAGCACAGAGCACTGATTAAATCCCGTGAATCGCTTACCCTCTTGCCTTCACAGGCGACATACGGGCACCTCCTAGCCCCTACGAATTGCTCACCGCAGCTTAAGCAGCGCTTAATACTGTCATAGATAGGTACGAACCGTCCATCTACTCGCTTAACTCCGTAGATACTATCCTTGGCCCTAGTAACTAGGTCCACTACGTGGCCCTTCGTCGCGACTATGTTGAGTATATACTTGCCCGTCCCTACCTCATATACGGCTAGCCCGTCAATTCTTCTAATAGATGGCCTCCCAAAGAGGCTAGCTATGGTTTTGGCCTTGGTTGGGGATTCGACTATGAGCAGCATAGACTTAACCGGATCGAAGCCTTCAGCTACTTCTTCTTTCCTAAGCTTCTCTATGCGCTCTCTATCAGCATCTACTTGCCTCACGACTTCCTCTAAGTTAACTTCAGTAAGAGGCTTCCACTTAACTTCGTCGAATAGCCACCTAGACTGCTTAACTAGCCCAGTAAATACTCTTCCGTCATCAACTATAACTATGGAGAGCCCCTTAGATACACCGCCTGCGTACATTCTTGACGTTCTGCCGGAGGCTTGAATGTATGTAGGTACGTCTGGCACAGTTACTTTGAGCCTCCCCTCCTCTTCTTCGAGCACTAAGTGGGTAATGCTTTTGAGCCTCTCTCTAACCTCGCTCCTTGATAACGACTTAATTACAAAGTCTACAGCCTCCTTTATTGTTAAGTAAGCTGATTTAAGCCAGCGTGGAGGCTCGCCTCCTTCGCTTAATGCCTTCTTTAGCTCCTCGAAGCTAGTCGGTGTGAGCCTCCATAGCAGCCTCCTAATCCTACCTATTAGCCTAAGCGCTACCGCTTGCTCTTCTTGAGGAAGAGCCTCCCTTAAGTCGACTAATAGCTGAAGCAACCTCAAGGGGTAGGCCTCCTTGAGCTCTAGGGTGAACCTCATCTTCGGCACGCCTGCAAATATAGCATAGCGTATGCGCTCAGGGAGGTCTATTCCTCTAACTAGTAGGCCGTAGTAGCTGGCCATTCCTACCAACACATCGATCTCCTTCTTGGAGAAACCCTCAATAACCCTCCTCCTACTCTTAGCGTGGACGAGCTCTGCTCTTACGCCTATGGCATTGAGGGCCTCAGTTAGCTTAGAAGCATAGTCCACGCTCCTATCTAGTGGCACAAATACTAGCCCTCCTCCTCCTAGTTTCCTCACTAAGTCAACGACCTCCTCCTCGATAGGCCGGCTAGGCTTAACGAAAACATCCTCTACGTTCCTTATCGCCTCCGACCTAGACCCAACTTCGAAGCCCAGCAGCTCTCTAAACAGCCTAACCCTTAAGCCCCTAGGCCTACCAGTGGCTGTTGAGACTACCAGAACTCCTCGCTTAGCCCTACGCTTAGTGATAGTGGCCACTCGTTGGCTTAGCTCTTCGAGCCTACTTCGCGCTAACTCTAACTGCTCAGCTACCTCGCTGTGCTCGTGCCCCTCTGTCTTCACTTGCCTTGCTAGCCTAGCTACTTCAACCTTCTGCTTAAC is a genomic window containing:
- the rgy gene encoding reverse gyrase, with amino-acid sequence MDGLRREMKILFKRACLNCRGDIEDDRLLLGIPCRRCLSDEEAEFIVRGGVEEEVLKELVAETLKKKGHLKGFKQVVLAHLGVKEFEDFFKRALGLPLWSSQRTWAKRVLLHKSFAIVAPTGVGKTVFGLAIAAFLASKGKRCYVIFPTTLLVEQAKNRLTQILSATGLNISLAYYSTALHKAEREEEIKKIKERKFDLLVTTSSFLARNFKLLKRNKFDFVFVDDVDAVLKSSRNIDRILILLGFKQKEVEEALSLVKQKVEVARLARQVKTEGHEHSEVAEQLELARSRLEELSQRVATITKRRAKRGVLVVSTATGRPRGLRVRLFRELLGFEVGSRSEAIRNVEDVFVKPSRPIEEEVVDLVRKLGGGGLVFVPLDRSVDYASKLTEALNAIGVRAELVHAKSRRRVIEGFSKKEIDVLVGMASYYGLLVRGIDLPERIRYAIFAGVPKMRFTLELKEAYPLRLLQLLVDLREALPQEEQAVALRLIGRIRRLLWRLTPTSFEELKKALSEGGEPPRWLKSAYLTIKEAVDFVIKSLSRSEVRERLKSITHLVLEEEEGRLKVTVPDVPTYIQASGRTSRMYAGGVSKGLSIVIVDDGRVFTGLVKQSRWLFDEVKWKPLTEVNLEEVVRQVDADRERIEKLRKEEVAEGFDPVKSMLLIVESPTKAKTIASLFGRPSIRRIDGLAVYEVGTGKYILNIVATKGHVVDLVTRAKDSIYGVKRVDGRFVPIYDSIKRCLSCGEQFVGARRCPYVACEGKRVSDSRDLISALCSLASEFDYVCLGTDPDTEGEKISWDVACLLKPYSGMLKRIEFHEVTRPALQRALEEPRGLNEGLVEANIVRRVEDRWIGFELSKRLWREFKIHTLSAGRVQTPVLGWVVKRFEEHERSRRTVLSVVLSSGFRFMLEDVPTGLSKQEVVKKLKGKTCRAVKLKEEVEEEAPPPPLTTDALLREASARLRIGAAEAMALAQDLFELGLITYHRTDSTRVSLTGRQIALEYIREKYGEELHQAREWTSEGAHECIRPTRPLDVDQLRTLIESEALPLTRRLTRNHYALYDLIFRRFVASQMVKAKVKRARLRLEVAEFSKEIEGVTEDVEPGFTKVYRPMWRYIPSVEKIDGAKVVEVSAKKVATVPLYTQGDLVALMKERGIGRPSTYAKIVNVLLERGYVKETKRGRLVPTRRGIQVYKYLANRFGALVSENRTAKLEALMYMVEKREVDYQKVLWEMYHEIKEIISSSKPHR
- a CDS encoding 4Fe-4S binding protein, whose product is MYKRLVIADVDRCVGCQCCMFACTRRLGEAGLGKAAIHVRSAGGVERGYVIIVCRACPDPPCFKACPADALKKRPKGGVLVDYDLCIGCGACQGACPFGAIKWDLDLDKPIVCIHCGYCVEFCPHKVLALEEVS
- the trm14 gene encoding tRNA (guanine(6)-N2)-methyltransferase, producing MLFFATTNRGLEDVAVRELREMSVEARAEIGKVVFQAELKDAIKLNLSSRTLHRIVLSLLRSEVEGLEDTYREVSSIDFTGLIDRNQSFAVRAERVGEHNFTSIDLASKVGQAIIDSYRQACGHRLRVDLKNPDVVIICILKGRELTVGIDLTGGSLHMRNYRVYDHPAALKTTIAASMVMLSGWRGDGALLDPMCGGGTIPIEAALIARRTPPGIFRRSFAYRKLVFIDTRVEEEISEELVKQASIGVYPVYGLDCFLKHIEGAKRNAASAGVADTVSFKVGDVFRLEKYVECRPEVVVTNPPYGLRSGPPPKRIKDFYLKMLKGMRAARASRALVITASRSKLIEAAKEEGVEVEETRPVMHGRLQAYILTMRL